aaaaattttaattttataaaatatttaaaattttgattgatattttaataaataagaaataaCCAATTAATTTTAGTGATACATAAggacttaataataatttttggaCAAAATCATTCTATCAATAAACGGCTGATTCTCATTGCCACTGAAAATATCAACTAGTTAGTCAACtatctaattaataatttttggaCTTAAATTTCTCTATCCATCTGAATTAGGGTTTTCTATCTATAGTTTCGTTAGTCAACTAGttaaaaaagagaataaatatttcaaacacttaaaacaCTTCTATGAACACTTAAATTCTTTATATTGTATAAATTACACTTTGATCCTAAACTTAACGAACTAGACTTCCTAAACTCAAGTAGTGAGTCAAACATGCTTTTGAGAAATGAAAACAAATAACATGGTTGGAAATGGACATACGAGCAATCAGCTCTCACTGGGAGGCTGATTGTTTCATGTGAAAAATGACTCCAAAGTGCAAATCAATAACATACCCATTCACAGTAGATTAAAGGAAGACCAGGTAAGGACCCAGCAGGGACTTCACAACTGGCAATGGAATGGCAGCAGCTTCATCAACCACCAGTAGTTCCACTTGGGAGAGCTTTTGATGTTCATGTGGCTGTATATActgtataaaaaaaaacaacacaAAAATATAAGCAATTAAACACGTGTGGAGATATGCTCGTTAAAACAGAACAGGTAtacacataaaatatttattaaaaagaacAGAACAAGAAGAAAAGTTCTCTTAACAAAAAAGCTGAACAAAATCCGGATATTCATAGCACAAAACATAGATGGTTAGAAATAGATGTTATTTCCTGCAAGGTATGCTAAATGGTATTTCCTTCAAAGGAAAATTTTAACTGTTATTTCCTCAAAAAAGAAAGCTAAAGATTATAGCTTTTTCACTGAACTTATAAGCTGAGCTAACTGCATTGTCAGCCCACAGGACTGCAAATGGGCTCCATTTCTTCATCAATCATAAAACATGTGAACATGTCAGATCACAGAATAATGATTACATGGTCAACTGATATGCTATCACAATGTTATGAAATTCATGAAGTATATTGCTTAATTTACATATGTTGAAGAAGAAGGAAACACGGTTATAATATATCGCTGGTTTTAGACCACATCAAATAGAAAAGTGCAACTGTAAAAATTGCAGAAAAGAAAAAGCATGTTAATTAGAGTGTAAATGGATGACATAGTATAATTAAGGGAATATTGCATGCCTTCCAAAAAGAGAGGGAGAAAATTGTACCTTATATTCAAGTGCATCAAAACCCTTGCAAATGAACTCAAacaaagtttcaaattttcagGGCTTGGTGCAGTTACAAATATATTTGAATACCTATAAAGGTGATTTTTCTCATTAGAATAATAGTAAAGAGAAgcgtaatttttaaaaataaaagtaaaaagaagaaagaattaACAGACACTCGCATGCATACATGAAGTATGAAAAGTATAGAATTTAACAATTTCATTATCCTGCTGCTATGGCTCCAGCAACTGCTTAACCAAGTGCAGCAGATTTTCCACGGCCACGAGCAGCAAGCAAAGCAAGGGTACTACGTAGTGTCTTATCCAAAATTGCATCAAGAAATGTGATGACAGCTTTTCCCTGTTCAAAGATAAAAAGTTTTTATGTGCCATTGACACCATTTTAAGTCCCAGTCACATCAGTTTAAAATAGAGAGAGAGTGTGTGAACAAAAATCTAGATACTTGCCAAGGCTCTACCTGATCTAGTGTGCAACACTTTTTTTATCAAAGGACCAACAGGAAAATCATCATGCAATTGTTCTTTCAAATTCTTCAGGTCTCGTTCTGCTTCTGAAAGACCTTCTGCGTCCTTCAATCCAGGGGGAAAAAATAAGTATGCAAAGTTGAATACTTTATACATCAACTAAAGATATCAACTAATCATAATAAGAAAATCTCACTAGAAAAGGTTAGACAATACGAAGCTTCACTTAAATTCTTGGCCATGATAGTATAATAAAGGAGAAAATTGCAATTCACAATAAACAATGAAAGAATACACAATGAAAGGATTTTGAAAAATTTCCACATCACTAACTGCATGTCTGTAATTCTAAAATTGACAAAAAGAATTGTTACCTCTTTAACTGGAACTGGAGTAATTGACCTTATATGAGATGAAATTGGTAAAGCATTAAGTTCATCATCCATAACCACACAAGCTTTGCATGAAGCAAGTGATAGTAGGAATCGCTCGTTGAAGCGCCCAGCAGCCTCAGAGTGAGATTCAGTACGAAACCTCTCTTGGAAATCCTGCAATAAGCAAACTTCTAGTAAAGATTTACGCTTATTGTTCAAGTAAGTACTTGTTAGCAGAGATTCAcacataaagaaagaaaaatattgaaatgCAAGACTGCTAAACATGGCAGTtgagaaattcttgttttttttGCAACATGATTGAGTTGCTGCCAAGGTTGTGGATTGAGTCTGCCATATTCTCCACTTAGTTAGTTGTTTTTTCCATGTTCCCCAATTAAGTAGTGGTctttaataatttcttaattataGCAGGGTGTTCCTCCATGTTGAGTTCATGATTTTCAGCTTCCTTGTTTGTAGCCCTTTAGTATTTAAGTTTAGCAAATCAATAAATGAGACATGTTCAAAATTGTCCAAAGTTGTTAAGTACTAAGGCTCAAGTGATTTTCACGTTCTCTCTTAATGAGCTTGTACAACCTTCTATTTTTTCCACTCAATTGTCCTATAACCAGATCCTATTCTAGAGACCATATTAGTACTTAAGTATAATTTATGAAGAACAGGCCATTTAGTGAATCTTATCTCAAAATTATAAGATTTACAATGGTCACAACTATAATTTGATATTCATCACCAGTAAAATTGTAAGAGATGCATTCTTCAACACCAACATAGTTTCATATCTCAAGCATGCTCAACTATGCAACTACTGGTCGACCACTCCATAACATAACAAGCAAAAATGTGAAAAGATGAGTAAAACTTAAATATGAACTTGCACATACAAGATGGAAATTTTGTCTACCAAGTCAACCGTGTGTAGCAGAACAACATTCTACAGGATACTTAATTCATTGAGAATTTCCTTTTAGTATTTCTCCCTTTTATAAGGTTCAGAATTTTGTAGGTATTATCCAAAGACAACATTTCAAAGTCATTtggataaaataaatatacaaataGACCTAAAAAATAATAGTAGAAAGTATATAAGGACtggatataaataataaaataaaggccCAAACAAAAAACTATTTAGCTACACTGGATATGAATTTATACCATGACCATGGTGTAAAGACTGGTCAGTGAAGAGAGAGACCGTAACAGCAAGACAATCAATCCACCACCTTCTACCGTATCTATTGTTCTGGCCAAAAGATTTGGAGTCAAAGCCTCAAAGTCCTACAATAAAGGAAACATatcaatataatcaaaatagaaGAGACCACAATAAACAGTTATTATGAGATATTTGCATTTGCAAAAGCTAATAAAAAGCAAATGGAAAATAATCACCTGCAATATGCACATTCCAAAAGTATTTCCAAGTATTCTTTCAGAATCTTTATACAAGCAATAGGTTAATCCTCCAGTTTCAACAAAAAGTGAAAAAGGATCAACTTTCCCAGGATCCAACAGTCCCCTCTGCATTAGCTTCTTTATCTGCTTCGCTCTCTTTTTCTTGTGACTACACAACCATAACGACCccaatcattattaataattatatttatcaattAACTTCAAAACTAAGAAAAACTATATCATAAACATTGCTACGTCTATAATTCAAAACTTTAGCACGTAAAGACTCTGgcttgaaaacattttaaaaataaacaaacaacaaaaaaaacACTTCTAAAGATCAAGAATAAACCTGCTAAGTTCAAGTTTGTCTTTGTAGCACCATAGGACAGTTGGCCTGGATTTGACCACTGCCTTGCTTAGCATGTAGTGAAGGTTCACAATctgcataaaataaaaatcttagcaagtaaataaatttcCCAGAACCAATTGGAAAGCACATCTCCAAAAccccttaaaattttcaatacaaAAACCAAATTCCAAGCTCCATAATTTGGCAGACTTGGAACATGCAGGAGATGAGTTAGTAAACCAAAGGAATGGATTGCCTGGTCGCGCGACTTGTCACCAATGATGACGAACATAGAGCGGTGCCTCAATTTGACGCCATTTTGAATGAGAGTTCTGATCCGCTCGTCCACcttctttctcattttcttcttcctctctctTCACCTCAGGAAGCAAGAGAAGCGAAGCTTAAGCTTTGGCCTGAACCGATGGCGGTTAAATTCTTAAGGTTTATGGCGGTTAAATTCGACCACTGAACCGATGCTAAGGCAGACGTTCATTCTATGAACCGGGTTCTATTGAACCGGATCCGTTTGCTGAGACCCGAGGAGTGAGGGACACTGAGGGAAGACATATCTCTTTAAAAAATGCAgtactctttttattttattttacttaaaaaaatatgatttgattttaataataatgttattatatttactaaattttaaaattataaatttaactcTGATATTAAATATAAGTTCCAACAtttaacattatattaaaagtttaataaaCTATCAATAGAGGTGGAACTCTAATTCGTTATAGTATAACATGCCAAATACTATATTTCAAAGGGATCCGAGTAGAATGCTCATACAAACTAGGAAATAACTTACTAATTAAAGCATAATGCAAAGCACAATTAAAATTCTTAAGGTTCTCAAATATACTGCTTAGCCATGAGGCAAAGAGCATTTTTCTTGTGCATTGTAAGGCCTGGTACCACTTCCATGTCCAAGTCTTCATTGCTCATTCCAAAAGGCATCTCCCAATCAAATTTGTAAAGCAAATTAGCAAGAGCTAACTCCACTGTTGCAAGTGCTATACTTACACCAGGACACATTCTTCTCCCACCTCCAAATGGGATTAGCTCAAAATTTTGTCCTTTCAAGTCAACAGAACTGTTGATGAATCTCTCAGGACAGAACTCTTGTGCATTTTCCCAAACTTGTGGGTCTCTTCCAATTGCATATACATTCACATAAACTGTAGTTTTTGCTGGGATTTTGAACCCATCTAAATTGCAATCCTCAGTTGTTTCTCTTGGGATTATGGGAAGTGCAGGTTGTAATCTCATTGTCTCTTTCACCACAGCTTTCATATAAGATAGTTCTTGGATTTCATCTTCATTTACAAAACCTTTGTTTCCAACTAAACCTCTGACTTCTTCTTGAGCTTTCTTCATTTTTGTAGGATTCTTCATCAGGAATGTCATGGCCCAAATCACAGCTGCTGCATTATTGTCTGTTGCTCCAGTAACTATATTCTGCaacatttggaaaaaaaaataaaaataaaaataaatgtattaTTTAATGAACTCAAAcagtgtataattttttttcattaaaaaataatataataataaccaTTAACACTGCTTTGATGTGACTAAAGGTGACTTGAAACTTGAGAGAAGGATCATTCCGGAGTTTAAGTAGGCCATCAAGAATATCTTCTGAATGATCATCAAGCTCTGATCTACCATAATCAAGGTGTTCTTGGATAATCTTTTCATAGAAAATGTCAAATTCTTGGAAATTTTTTTCCAAGCGATGGATCAATCCAGTGAGTTTATCAACAAAACCCAGGAGAGGAAAATAGTCTGAAACGTAGAAGCTCGTGAAAAGGGTCTCAGCTTCTCTAAGTAAAGCTTGAATTCTACTATTTTCTTCCTTGTACCTCTGCCCAAAAGTAATCTTACTGATTATAGTATTTGCAAGAGACATGATAGCCTCAGTTATATCTACAGGTTGGGAAGCAGAAACTAAACCGCAGATCTCTCCAAGCATATGGGAAACTTCAGATTCTCTAATGGGACGGAAACTTCTGGCTCTATTGGAGTTGAAGAGATGAACTTTACATATTTTCCTCATCTCTTTCCAATAAGAACCGTAAGCTGCAAAGGCTAAGTCTAAGCCATTGTAGGACAACTTCTGCTGGCTAAGCTTGGATGGCCTGGCAGAAAAAATGTGGTCATGGGTTTTCATTATTTCTTTAGCCATTTTGGCTGAGGAAACAACTAGAACTGGTTCAAAGCACATGCGCAAAGACATTAGAGGTCCGTACTTCTGAGAAAGTTTCCATAGAGAGAtataagaggctgagttatgAAGTTGATGCAAGTTGCCTATGAAGGGAAGAGCTCGAGGACCTGGTGGGAAATGAGGATCTGTTCTTGTTTTGCGATTTCGGAGAAGAAACAAGAGGAAGATGAGGACAACTAATGCAAGGAAGACAAGTGAAACCATTGTAGCTTGTGAACTCAATAACGTCCCAAGAGTTTAACAAAAGCTTTTTCTAACACTAATGGTTTGGTGTTTCTGTGTGCATCTCCCACTGATTTATAATGTTGAATTTTTTGTTTGGACACAACAATTCAGGAGCTCTAAAAATGGAAATTATTAAAGAGATTTAGCAGCCCTATGAAATTCGTTGAGTTAATAAATAGAGGATTCACTGTTTAgtcttctatttttttaaaatatattaaaatatttttttaaatattaaaaaatctattaattaattattatgttaattttaactttcaattattttattatttataattcgtattatatgaaaaaatttattaattcattaaaattaataaaataattaattattaaactttttaaaattttaatatatttttaaaaattaaaagattaattaatagatttttcatattataaaaattaaataataatttttttaaatataaatttttttattaattattatttgatttaaataaaatatggtaagcataataatttaataataacacATCGTTAATATGTAAAATTGTGTATTCAAGATCTTTTCATaaggaaattttttaaaattaaaattaaaattttaaaataaatatatattaattttaaaattaaaatttaaaattttcaaataaatatataaaatattaatttatacttttaattttataataatatatactaAAAAGGAGACTGAAAGGGAATGGAAGGGAAGAGGCCAGGCGacaatttcttttttcaaatagaaataagttaaattaaataagtctaatttaatttttagacaaatatatatatatatatatatttatttatttatttaaaggtAAATAAGttttgatataatataatatattttttaataataaaatattaataaatttataataaataattttaaaattacaaagtgaaattttattataaaacatatttaaaaataatattatattaaattttaccttattttaattttaaaaaagtataaGATTTTAATTCGAAGTAATAGTTTAACTATTATTCATGCTTTGTAAAAGATATTTAGGAGACGACTTCCCCGGTGAAATTATTAGCTTAACTGTATCTAGTGTCCGGCATATATAATTAATGCTAGGTCTCCGTCTCTGTTTGTACGTTCTGAATTAATCTTATCTCTGTGTCTGTTTGTACGTTCTGAATTAATCTTATCTTTCTTTGTCGctcaaaaatcatttaaaaaaataccatTTTAAACATTGTTGAAAAAGACAGtttaaagaaattatattattatttgataGAAGTTTTTCAATGATACTAACAAACCTGTAGTTGTGTAGACGGTGACTGAGGTTCTTATCTGCTGGCATGTGGCTTtcggttcaatttaaaattcaactgaatttaaattttattatttataaaaataaaattaaattaattttaatcagaaatcgaatcaaatttattttgattcgattcggttcaatttgatcggttttaatttttaataaattttttattttttatattttatttttaatattttaaaatttatttaaaatattttaattttaatataatttaatttctctatattattaaaaataatatattattattattaatcgattcgattctgtttttctgatttttttttattaaaatcgaatcgaatcgaattaaatgaaaaatcgaatcgaattttaaaattaattcaatttgatcaattttttaaatttgaaccgaatactgctcactcctTGTATTGATATGTATCACGTTTTTTCATGGAATAGTGGGTAGAGAATTAAACTAGTTGAAAAAATTGttggaattaaattaatttaaaattttaatttaattttttatttattttaatttgatttaattttagtaaaaaaattaaattataataaagttaaaatattttaattaaattttaaaataataaaaataaaatataaaaaataaaaaatttattaaaattttaaattcattaaatcaaattaaattaatttaatttgatttaatttttaattaaaattaattcaattaaacagGCGAACTTAATAATGTTTGTtattatgaaataattattaaaataatatttttttcaaaaattattcaTCAACgtgtgaaataaaaataatttataaaagtaaTGTTTGCTctagaaaatattaattaagttggtaatttttaaaaatattgaaaacgCTAATGAAGTTGACATTTTCACAAGCGTTGTCTCAtgctatattattttataataaagaaaaacTAATACTCATGAAAACGCCAGTGAATGATAAATGTCAGATATTCCGTGAGAAatgattttattgaaaaattattattaaatttttatatattactaaaattaattgaatagtctttatttatttaaatattaattaaaatttttaattttttataaaatcaaactttttaatcaTTTcacacaaataaaattttaacattcgtatttatatttttagattcatataattttaattatttatattatttagttgatataattttaataatttatattatttattaatttgattaatttcaataaatttaaattattaaatatataattatataaaattaattataattctttcaactattattatattaaatttaaactgtactaaaaattaattttatataattatataaaattaattatagttttctaaattataattataataaaaaataaaatcatattaaaaaattaattttataaaattatataaaattaaaaattaattataaatttctaaACAGTAATAATACTGTAAcggtataaaaaattaattttatataattatattttttttaaatgaaaatagaaTTGAAATAATAGAATAACCTCACAAATTTATTCTAATACATTTACTGTCACactaaatttatcaatataattttatataaaattaattataattctttcgactttaattatattaaactgaaaacatactaaaaattaattttatttaactatatatttaataatttaaatttattaattttgattaaaattaatatataatataaataattaaaattatacaaattaaataatatgaataattaaaattatatgaatttaatgaaaattttaattttataaaatattagaaatttgattaatattttaataaataaatattagtcAATTAATTTTAGTGATATATAAGAAACTGATGATAATTTTCCGACAAATCATTGCCATTGAAAATGTTAATGAAATTGgcgttttcataaatattaattttttattataaaataatagagGATGGGACCGTGCttgtaaaaatatcaaattgattgaCTTTAATACACCATCCTGATTGGCATTTTCCAGAGTAATCATTACTTTTGTAAATTGTTTTGATTTCACACTAAATTGATAAATAATAGAGggatctattaattatattaaaatttaatatttattcttaataaaataaataaaattaatttttatgaaatttttaatttcagctaTCTTACTTACTCAAGACAgagcaattttttttcttttacaaaaAAGTTTAGAACCCCCTAAGAAAAGTAGTTCCGGAAGTAGAAGGCTTAGGGCCCAAAAGAGGACAAGAACAGATTAAAAAGGACTCCTAGTCCCACATTATCAAGTCCTAAACCCAGATCTGGCATAGCAAAACTTAATAAACATAGGACCTTTAAGTATAAAACTTAGCCGATGATTCATAAAGCCTTAAAGCAACAAAAACAGGAATAGAACTGGCCCTAACACACGAAAAACTACAAGTTTAAATCCAgtctaaaaagaaaaattccaaGGCCAAAGACTAAACAGAATCTTAGAGTAAACAGAATTTATCATTACTCTTAGTGTTACGGAGATTAAACAATCTAgagtttttactattttttttttttgagcagAGAGATACTGAtgctactttaaaaaaatatggtaATAGTATTTTAATAGATGGAATTACTAAACGTGTTTGGAGTTATTTTTCATTAACAATAGAGACTCGTGTGtcgtatttaaaatttttcataataatagtattttaataGTTTCATTAATAGTCAAAACTCGTATCGTATTTAAAACTTTTCGATTAGCTTTAATTTAGATTTCACGCTATATTATTTATGTCATTATGTCATtgacttaaaaattttatttgcaacTTTAACTAATATGATTTCTTATTGCCTTTTAATATTGTAACTATACAGctatttgatttttatacttttaattaaataatattttttttaagtttatccattaaaaaaaagtaaaccgttgtttttgaaaaatattttatcgtTAGTGACTAACTCTTCGAACCTCA
This genomic interval from Manihot esculenta cultivar AM560-2 chromosome 12, M.esculenta_v8, whole genome shotgun sequence contains the following:
- the LOC110628593 gene encoding cytochrome P450 71A1 encodes the protein MVSLVFLALVVLIFLLFLLRNRKTRTDPHFPPGPRALPFIGNLHQLHNSASYISLWKLSQKYGPLMSLRMCFEPVLVVSSAKMAKEIMKTHDHIFSARPSKLSQQKLSYNGLDLAFAAYGSYWKEMRKICKVHLFNSNRARSFRPIRESEVSHMLGEICGLVSASQPVDITEAIMSLANTIISKITFGQRYKEENSRIQALLREAETLFTSFYVSDYFPLLGFVDKLTGLIHRLEKNFQEFDIFYEKIIQEHLDYGRSELDDHSEDILDGLLKLRNDPSLKFQVTFSHIKAVLMNIVTGATDNNAAAVIWAMTFLMKNPTKMKKAQEEVRGLVGNKGFVNEDEIQELSYMKAVVKETMRLQPALPIIPRETTEDCNLDGFKIPAKTTVYVNVYAIGRDPQVWENAQEFCPERFINSSVDLKGQNFELIPFGGGRRMCPGVSIALATVELALANLLYKFDWEMPFGMSNEDLDMEVVPGLTMHKKNALCLMAKQYI
- the LOC110628596 gene encoding RNA cytidine acetyltransferase 2, yielding MRKKVDERIRTLIQNGVKLRHRSMFVIIGDKSRDQIVNLHYMLSKAVVKSRPTVLWCYKDKLELSSHKKKRAKQIKKLMQRGLLDPGKVDPFSLFVETGGLTYCLYKDSERILGNTFGMCILQDFEALTPNLLARTIDTVEGGGLIVLLLRSLSSLTSLYTMVMDFQERFRTESHSEAAGRFNERFLLSLASCKACVVMDDELNALPISSHIRSITPVPVKEDAEGLSEAERDLKNLKEQLHDDFPVGPLIKKVLHTRSGKSCHHIS